The proteins below come from a single Sorghum bicolor cultivar BTx623 chromosome 4, Sorghum_bicolor_NCBIv3, whole genome shotgun sequence genomic window:
- the LOC8079424 gene encoding uncharacterized protein LOC8079424 isoform X1, producing the protein MVALASLSSLCPCGIARRRAASASSSVAVSISCCAVATPSSSGKGPQESRTPRRRLRKTEGATKSLEDSVKRKMEQFYEGVDGPPLRVLPIGGLGEIGMNCMLVGNYDRYILIDAGVMFPDYDEFGVQKIIPDTTFIKKWSHKIEAVIITHGHEDHIGALPWVIPALDSTTPIFASSFTMELIKKRLKEFGIFLSSRLKVLRIKKRFQAGPFEVEPIRVTHSIPDCCGLVLRCGDGIIFHTGDWKIDESPVDGKIFDRQALEELSKEGVTLMMSDSTNVLSPGRSISESVVAGSLLRHISEAKGRVITTQFASNIHRIGSIKAAADLTGRKMVFVGMSLRTYLEAAFKDGKAPMDPSTLVKAEDMDAYAPKDLLVVTTGSQGEPRAALNLASYGGSHALKLSKEDVLLYSAKVIPGNETRVMKMMNRLTDLGPKIIMGKDSGLHTSGHAYREELEEVLRIVKPQHFLPVHGELLFLKEHELLGRSTGIRHTTVIKNGEMLGVSHLRSRRVLSNGFVSLGKEDLQLMYSDGDKAFGTSTDLCIDERLRIASDGIIFVSMEIFRPQKEHGLAQSGLKGKFKITTRCLWLDNGRLLDALYKAAHAALSSCPVNCPLSHMERMVAEILRKMVRKYSGKRPDVIAVATENTTAGFPEHLDAKSSGNFGPSSTTSHLSRSPATSLEGSYKTHPDNPEVDAEVLCHTETPPKAVRTTPDDATTSSNGEAFFSSDLHQPKTLEHFWESFKSPTAVKIARIVNGGNKQNLSKIGIMGKDSSIQSAPAPVKSSKKNKWKPEEIKSLIQMRGEMNEKFQSVKGRMVLWEEISDTMLNQGISRTPAQCKSLWTSLVQKYEESKKDMESMKTWPYFSAMDRILSQQGEMATKG; encoded by the exons atggtggcgctcgcctcaCTCTCGTCTCTCTGCCCCTGCGGCATCGCCCGCCGCCGCGCTGCCTCCGCCTCCTCATCCGTCGCCGTTTCCATCTCGTGCTGCGCCGTCGCCACCCCGTCCTCCTCAGGGAAAG GGCCCCAGGAATCTAGAACACCCCGAAGAAGGCTGAGGAAAACTGAGGGTGCCACCAAGAGCTTGGAAGATTCGGTCAAGCGAAAGATGGAGCAGTTCTATGAAGGGGTCGATGGTCCACCTCTGCGAGTGCTCCCTATTGGCGGTCTTGGGGAAATCGGCATGAATTGCATGCTTGTGGGGAATTATGACCGATATATCTTGATTGATGCTGGGGTTATGTTCCCAGA TTATGATGAGTTTGGTGTGCAAAAGATTATCCCAGACACCACGTTCATCAAGAAATGGAGCCACAAAATTGAAGCAGTTATCATCACACACGGCCACGAAGATCACATCGGTGCGTTGCCTTGG GTCATTCCAGCACTCGATTCAACAACACCGATTTTTGCATCATCTTTCACCATGGAG CTAATAAAGAAGCGTTTGAAGGAGTTTGGGATCTTCCTCTCATCCAGGCTTAAGGTTTTAAGAATTAAAAAGAGATTTCAAGCTGGACCTTTTGAAGTCGAACCCATCCGTGTAACTCATTCAATTCCTGACTGTTGTGGCTTAGTGCTTCGCTGTGGTGATGGCATAATTTTCCATACTGGTGACTGGAAA ATTGATGAATCACCAGTGGATGGAAAAATTTTTGACCGACAAGCATTGGAGGAGCTCTCCAAAGAAGGTGTTACTCTT ATGATGAGTGACTCAACAAATGTTCTATCCCCTGGAAGATCAATCAGTGAATCTGTTGTTGCTGGTTCATTGTTGCGACATATTTCGGAAGCAAAAGGAAGAGTAATTACGACACAATTTGCCTCAAACATACATCGAATTGGGAGCATCAAAGCTGCTGCAGATTTAACTGGTCGAAAAATG GTGTTTGTTGGAATGTCACTCAGGACATACCTTGAAGCTGCTTTCAAGGATGGAAAGGCACCAATGGATCCATCAACCTTG GTCAAGGCAGAGGACATGGATGCGTATGCCCCTAAAGATCTTCTGGTTGTCACTACGGGTTCACAA GGAGAGCCACGTGCAGCTCTGAATCTTGCATCTTATGGGGGAAGTCATGCTCTTAAACTATCAAAAGAGGATGTCCTTCTTTATTCAGCTAAG gtTATTCCTGGAAACGAGACGCGGGTAATGAAGATGATGAATCGTCTCACTGATCTTGGCCCAAAAATTATCATGGGTAAAGATTCTGGCCTGCATACCTCTGGGCATGCCTACCGAGAGGAGCTG GAGGAAGTCCTTCGGATTGTTAAACCACAACATTTCTTGCCTGTTCATGGAGAACTCCTATTTCTCAAAGAACATGAATTGCTTGGAAGATCAACTGGCATAAGGCACACAACT GTAATAAAAAATGGAGAGATGCTTGGTGTGTCACATCTAAGAAGCAGAAGAGTTTTGTCCAATGGATTTGTTTCATTAGGGAAGGAGGATCTTCAG CTCATGTATAGTGATGGGGACAAGGCTTTTGGTACATCCACTGATCTCTGCATTGATGAGAGACTAAGAATTGCATCTGATGGCATTATTTTTGTCAG CATGGAGATCTTCCGACCTCAGAAGGAACATGGTTTAGCGCAATCAGGTTTGAAAGGAAAATTTAAGATTACTACAAGATGTCTATGGCTTGATAATGGAAGATTGTTGGACGCACTCTACAAAGCAGCTCATGCTGCATTGTCAAGCTGTCCTGTGAATTGTCCACTTAGTCACATGGAGAGGATGGTAGCTGAAATCTTAAGGAAAATGGTGCGGAAGTATAGTGGAAAGAGGCCTGACGTCATTGCGGTTGCTACGGAGAATACCACGGCAGGTTTCCCAGAACACCTCGATGCTAAATCATCTGGAAATTTTGGACCTTCCTCAACTACTAGCCATTTGAGCAGGAGTCCAGCTACGAGTCTTGAAGGCAGTTATAAAACACACCCAGACAACCCAGAGGTGGATGCTGAAG TGCTTTGTCACACAGAAACCCCTCCTAAGGCAGTGAGAACAACACCTGATGATGCAACCACAAGCTCCAATGGTGAAGCATTCTTCTCTTCAGATTTACATCAGCCTAAAACATTGGAGCACTTTTGGGAGTCATTCAAATCCCCTACAGCTGTTAAAATTGCACGAATTGTCAATGGGGGGAACAAACAAAATCTCAGCAAGATTGGCATAATGGGTAAGGACTCATCAATCCAGTCAGCTCCTGCTCCAGTTAAGTCTTCAAAAAAGAACAAGTGGAAACCTGAGGAAATCAAGAGCTTAATACAGATGCGTGGCGAAATGAATGAGAAATTTCAGAGCGTGAAAGGAAGAATGGTTCTGTGGGAGGAGATTTCTGATACCATGTTGAACCAAGGAATAAGTCGTACGCCGGCACAGTGCAAATCTCTATGGACATCGTTAGTTCAGAAATATGAG GAAAGCAAGAAGGACATGGAAAGCATGAAGACGTGGCCGTATTTCTCGGCCATGGATAGGATTCTATCGCAGCAAGGGGAAATGGCAACAAAAGGGTAG
- the LOC8079424 gene encoding uncharacterized protein LOC8079424 isoform X2 — translation MVALASLSSLCPCGIARRRAASASSSVAVSISCCAVATPSSSGKGPQESRTPRRRLRKTEGATKSLEDSVKRKMEQFYEGVDGPPLRVLPIGGLGEIGMNCMLVGNYDRYILIDAGVMFPDYDEFGVQKIIPDTTFIKKWSHKIEAVIITHGHEDHIGALPWVIPALDSTTPIFASSFTMELIKKRLKEFGIFLSSRLKVLRIKKRFQAGPFEVEPIRVTHSIPDCCGLVLRCGDGIIFHTGDWKIDESPVDGKIFDRQALEELSKEGVTLMMSDSTNVLSPGRSISESVVAGSLLRHISEAKGRVITTQFASNIHRIGSIKAAADLTGRKMVFVGMSLRTYLEAAFKDGKAPMDPSTLVKAEDMDAYAPKDLLVVTTGSQGEPRAALNLASYGGSHALKLSKEDVLLYSAKVIPGNETRVMKMMNRLTDLGPKIIMGKDSGLHTSGHAYREELEEVLRIVKPQHFLPVHGELLFLKEHELLGRSTGIRHTTVIKNGEMLGVSHLRSRRVLSNGFVSLGKEDLQLMYSDGDKAFGTSTDLCIDERLRIASDGIIFVSMEIFRPQKEHGLAQSGLKGKFKITTRCLWLDNGRLLDALYKAAHAALSSCPVNCPLSHMERMVAEILRKMVRKYSGKRPDVIAVATENTTAGFPEHLDAKSSGNFGPSSTTSHLSRSPATSLEGSYKTHPDNPEVDAEETPPKAVRTTPDDATTSSNGEAFFSSDLHQPKTLEHFWESFKSPTAVKIARIVNGGNKQNLSKIGIMGKDSSIQSAPAPVKSSKKNKWKPEEIKSLIQMRGEMNEKFQSVKGRMVLWEEISDTMLNQGISRTPAQCKSLWTSLVQKYEESKKDMESMKTWPYFSAMDRILSQQGEMATKG, via the exons atggtggcgctcgcctcaCTCTCGTCTCTCTGCCCCTGCGGCATCGCCCGCCGCCGCGCTGCCTCCGCCTCCTCATCCGTCGCCGTTTCCATCTCGTGCTGCGCCGTCGCCACCCCGTCCTCCTCAGGGAAAG GGCCCCAGGAATCTAGAACACCCCGAAGAAGGCTGAGGAAAACTGAGGGTGCCACCAAGAGCTTGGAAGATTCGGTCAAGCGAAAGATGGAGCAGTTCTATGAAGGGGTCGATGGTCCACCTCTGCGAGTGCTCCCTATTGGCGGTCTTGGGGAAATCGGCATGAATTGCATGCTTGTGGGGAATTATGACCGATATATCTTGATTGATGCTGGGGTTATGTTCCCAGA TTATGATGAGTTTGGTGTGCAAAAGATTATCCCAGACACCACGTTCATCAAGAAATGGAGCCACAAAATTGAAGCAGTTATCATCACACACGGCCACGAAGATCACATCGGTGCGTTGCCTTGG GTCATTCCAGCACTCGATTCAACAACACCGATTTTTGCATCATCTTTCACCATGGAG CTAATAAAGAAGCGTTTGAAGGAGTTTGGGATCTTCCTCTCATCCAGGCTTAAGGTTTTAAGAATTAAAAAGAGATTTCAAGCTGGACCTTTTGAAGTCGAACCCATCCGTGTAACTCATTCAATTCCTGACTGTTGTGGCTTAGTGCTTCGCTGTGGTGATGGCATAATTTTCCATACTGGTGACTGGAAA ATTGATGAATCACCAGTGGATGGAAAAATTTTTGACCGACAAGCATTGGAGGAGCTCTCCAAAGAAGGTGTTACTCTT ATGATGAGTGACTCAACAAATGTTCTATCCCCTGGAAGATCAATCAGTGAATCTGTTGTTGCTGGTTCATTGTTGCGACATATTTCGGAAGCAAAAGGAAGAGTAATTACGACACAATTTGCCTCAAACATACATCGAATTGGGAGCATCAAAGCTGCTGCAGATTTAACTGGTCGAAAAATG GTGTTTGTTGGAATGTCACTCAGGACATACCTTGAAGCTGCTTTCAAGGATGGAAAGGCACCAATGGATCCATCAACCTTG GTCAAGGCAGAGGACATGGATGCGTATGCCCCTAAAGATCTTCTGGTTGTCACTACGGGTTCACAA GGAGAGCCACGTGCAGCTCTGAATCTTGCATCTTATGGGGGAAGTCATGCTCTTAAACTATCAAAAGAGGATGTCCTTCTTTATTCAGCTAAG gtTATTCCTGGAAACGAGACGCGGGTAATGAAGATGATGAATCGTCTCACTGATCTTGGCCCAAAAATTATCATGGGTAAAGATTCTGGCCTGCATACCTCTGGGCATGCCTACCGAGAGGAGCTG GAGGAAGTCCTTCGGATTGTTAAACCACAACATTTCTTGCCTGTTCATGGAGAACTCCTATTTCTCAAAGAACATGAATTGCTTGGAAGATCAACTGGCATAAGGCACACAACT GTAATAAAAAATGGAGAGATGCTTGGTGTGTCACATCTAAGAAGCAGAAGAGTTTTGTCCAATGGATTTGTTTCATTAGGGAAGGAGGATCTTCAG CTCATGTATAGTGATGGGGACAAGGCTTTTGGTACATCCACTGATCTCTGCATTGATGAGAGACTAAGAATTGCATCTGATGGCATTATTTTTGTCAG CATGGAGATCTTCCGACCTCAGAAGGAACATGGTTTAGCGCAATCAGGTTTGAAAGGAAAATTTAAGATTACTACAAGATGTCTATGGCTTGATAATGGAAGATTGTTGGACGCACTCTACAAAGCAGCTCATGCTGCATTGTCAAGCTGTCCTGTGAATTGTCCACTTAGTCACATGGAGAGGATGGTAGCTGAAATCTTAAGGAAAATGGTGCGGAAGTATAGTGGAAAGAGGCCTGACGTCATTGCGGTTGCTACGGAGAATACCACGGCAGGTTTCCCAGAACACCTCGATGCTAAATCATCTGGAAATTTTGGACCTTCCTCAACTACTAGCCATTTGAGCAGGAGTCCAGCTACGAGTCTTGAAGGCAGTTATAAAACACACCCAGACAACCCAGAGGTGGATGCTGAAG AAACCCCTCCTAAGGCAGTGAGAACAACACCTGATGATGCAACCACAAGCTCCAATGGTGAAGCATTCTTCTCTTCAGATTTACATCAGCCTAAAACATTGGAGCACTTTTGGGAGTCATTCAAATCCCCTACAGCTGTTAAAATTGCACGAATTGTCAATGGGGGGAACAAACAAAATCTCAGCAAGATTGGCATAATGGGTAAGGACTCATCAATCCAGTCAGCTCCTGCTCCAGTTAAGTCTTCAAAAAAGAACAAGTGGAAACCTGAGGAAATCAAGAGCTTAATACAGATGCGTGGCGAAATGAATGAGAAATTTCAGAGCGTGAAAGGAAGAATGGTTCTGTGGGAGGAGATTTCTGATACCATGTTGAACCAAGGAATAAGTCGTACGCCGGCACAGTGCAAATCTCTATGGACATCGTTAGTTCAGAAATATGAG GAAAGCAAGAAGGACATGGAAAGCATGAAGACGTGGCCGTATTTCTCGGCCATGGATAGGATTCTATCGCAGCAAGGGGAAATGGCAACAAAAGGGTAG
- the LOC8079424 gene encoding uncharacterized protein LOC8079424 isoform X3, with the protein MLGLCSQIMMSLVCKRLSQTPRSSRNGATKLKQLSSHTATKITSVIPALDSTTPIFASSFTMELIKKRLKEFGIFLSSRLKVLRIKKRFQAGPFEVEPIRVTHSIPDCCGLVLRCGDGIIFHTGDWKIDESPVDGKIFDRQALEELSKEGVTLMMSDSTNVLSPGRSISESVVAGSLLRHISEAKGRVITTQFASNIHRIGSIKAAADLTGRKMVFVGMSLRTYLEAAFKDGKAPMDPSTLVKAEDMDAYAPKDLLVVTTGSQGEPRAALNLASYGGSHALKLSKEDVLLYSAKVIPGNETRVMKMMNRLTDLGPKIIMGKDSGLHTSGHAYREELEEVLRIVKPQHFLPVHGELLFLKEHELLGRSTGIRHTTVIKNGEMLGVSHLRSRRVLSNGFVSLGKEDLQLMYSDGDKAFGTSTDLCIDERLRIASDGIIFVSMEIFRPQKEHGLAQSGLKGKFKITTRCLWLDNGRLLDALYKAAHAALSSCPVNCPLSHMERMVAEILRKMVRKYSGKRPDVIAVATENTTAGFPEHLDAKSSGNFGPSSTTSHLSRSPATSLEGSYKTHPDNPEVDAEVLCHTETPPKAVRTTPDDATTSSNGEAFFSSDLHQPKTLEHFWESFKSPTAVKIARIVNGGNKQNLSKIGIMGKDSSIQSAPAPVKSSKKNKWKPEEIKSLIQMRGEMNEKFQSVKGRMVLWEEISDTMLNQGISRTPAQCKSLWTSLVQKYEESKKDMESMKTWPYFSAMDRILSQQGEMATKG; encoded by the exons ATGCTGGGGTTATGTTCCCAGA TTATGATGAGTTTGGTGTGCAAAAGATTATCCCAGACACCACGTTCATCAAGAAATGGAGCCACAAAATTGAAGCAGTTATCATCACACACGGCCACGAAGATCACATCG GTCATTCCAGCACTCGATTCAACAACACCGATTTTTGCATCATCTTTCACCATGGAG CTAATAAAGAAGCGTTTGAAGGAGTTTGGGATCTTCCTCTCATCCAGGCTTAAGGTTTTAAGAATTAAAAAGAGATTTCAAGCTGGACCTTTTGAAGTCGAACCCATCCGTGTAACTCATTCAATTCCTGACTGTTGTGGCTTAGTGCTTCGCTGTGGTGATGGCATAATTTTCCATACTGGTGACTGGAAA ATTGATGAATCACCAGTGGATGGAAAAATTTTTGACCGACAAGCATTGGAGGAGCTCTCCAAAGAAGGTGTTACTCTT ATGATGAGTGACTCAACAAATGTTCTATCCCCTGGAAGATCAATCAGTGAATCTGTTGTTGCTGGTTCATTGTTGCGACATATTTCGGAAGCAAAAGGAAGAGTAATTACGACACAATTTGCCTCAAACATACATCGAATTGGGAGCATCAAAGCTGCTGCAGATTTAACTGGTCGAAAAATG GTGTTTGTTGGAATGTCACTCAGGACATACCTTGAAGCTGCTTTCAAGGATGGAAAGGCACCAATGGATCCATCAACCTTG GTCAAGGCAGAGGACATGGATGCGTATGCCCCTAAAGATCTTCTGGTTGTCACTACGGGTTCACAA GGAGAGCCACGTGCAGCTCTGAATCTTGCATCTTATGGGGGAAGTCATGCTCTTAAACTATCAAAAGAGGATGTCCTTCTTTATTCAGCTAAG gtTATTCCTGGAAACGAGACGCGGGTAATGAAGATGATGAATCGTCTCACTGATCTTGGCCCAAAAATTATCATGGGTAAAGATTCTGGCCTGCATACCTCTGGGCATGCCTACCGAGAGGAGCTG GAGGAAGTCCTTCGGATTGTTAAACCACAACATTTCTTGCCTGTTCATGGAGAACTCCTATTTCTCAAAGAACATGAATTGCTTGGAAGATCAACTGGCATAAGGCACACAACT GTAATAAAAAATGGAGAGATGCTTGGTGTGTCACATCTAAGAAGCAGAAGAGTTTTGTCCAATGGATTTGTTTCATTAGGGAAGGAGGATCTTCAG CTCATGTATAGTGATGGGGACAAGGCTTTTGGTACATCCACTGATCTCTGCATTGATGAGAGACTAAGAATTGCATCTGATGGCATTATTTTTGTCAG CATGGAGATCTTCCGACCTCAGAAGGAACATGGTTTAGCGCAATCAGGTTTGAAAGGAAAATTTAAGATTACTACAAGATGTCTATGGCTTGATAATGGAAGATTGTTGGACGCACTCTACAAAGCAGCTCATGCTGCATTGTCAAGCTGTCCTGTGAATTGTCCACTTAGTCACATGGAGAGGATGGTAGCTGAAATCTTAAGGAAAATGGTGCGGAAGTATAGTGGAAAGAGGCCTGACGTCATTGCGGTTGCTACGGAGAATACCACGGCAGGTTTCCCAGAACACCTCGATGCTAAATCATCTGGAAATTTTGGACCTTCCTCAACTACTAGCCATTTGAGCAGGAGTCCAGCTACGAGTCTTGAAGGCAGTTATAAAACACACCCAGACAACCCAGAGGTGGATGCTGAAG TGCTTTGTCACACAGAAACCCCTCCTAAGGCAGTGAGAACAACACCTGATGATGCAACCACAAGCTCCAATGGTGAAGCATTCTTCTCTTCAGATTTACATCAGCCTAAAACATTGGAGCACTTTTGGGAGTCATTCAAATCCCCTACAGCTGTTAAAATTGCACGAATTGTCAATGGGGGGAACAAACAAAATCTCAGCAAGATTGGCATAATGGGTAAGGACTCATCAATCCAGTCAGCTCCTGCTCCAGTTAAGTCTTCAAAAAAGAACAAGTGGAAACCTGAGGAAATCAAGAGCTTAATACAGATGCGTGGCGAAATGAATGAGAAATTTCAGAGCGTGAAAGGAAGAATGGTTCTGTGGGAGGAGATTTCTGATACCATGTTGAACCAAGGAATAAGTCGTACGCCGGCACAGTGCAAATCTCTATGGACATCGTTAGTTCAGAAATATGAG GAAAGCAAGAAGGACATGGAAAGCATGAAGACGTGGCCGTATTTCTCGGCCATGGATAGGATTCTATCGCAGCAAGGGGAAATGGCAACAAAAGGGTAG